The following proteins come from a genomic window of Rhodohalobacter sp. 614A:
- the egtB gene encoding ergothioneine biosynthesis protein EgtB: MSPLTRKAKVTEEFEFEKKKIKHRYDEVREATEKLTIPLEIEDFVIQAMENASPTKWHLAHTSWFFETFILDKAIEGFDSLHPQYSYIFNSYYVQTGDPHCRDKRGNLSRPTVKKVFEYRQYIDKKMHQFIDGLSEDAFDEWLPLIEVGLNHEQQHQELMLTDLKYMLGQNPLYPIYTETRRPEIESVEEIRWMEFEEGVYSVGHKGGEFGFDNEFPSHKTYIQNFKMADRLVTNGEFIEFIEDGGYQNPKWWLDEGFATIEKEEWEWPLYWVQRDGEWYHFTLSGLEKLDPNEPVCHVSYFEADAYARWAGCRLPTEQEWEVAAKQVPKEGHFVEGGHYHPAAVENDNNGLKQMFGDVWQWTQSSYSPYPGFKPFPGKLGEYNGKFMVNQYVLRGGSCATPKSHFRKTYRNFFHTDARWQFTGIRLAKDVNSE; the protein is encoded by the coding sequence ATGAGTCCGCTAACCAGAAAAGCAAAGGTTACTGAAGAATTTGAGTTTGAAAAAAAGAAAATCAAGCATAGGTACGATGAAGTAAGGGAAGCAACCGAAAAACTCACAATTCCCCTGGAAATTGAAGATTTTGTGATCCAGGCGATGGAAAACGCAAGCCCGACAAAGTGGCACCTGGCGCATACAAGCTGGTTTTTTGAGACTTTTATTCTGGACAAAGCAATTGAGGGTTTCGATTCTCTGCACCCGCAATACAGTTATATTTTTAATTCGTATTACGTACAAACGGGAGATCCGCACTGCCGCGATAAGCGAGGAAACCTATCTCGCCCTACCGTTAAAAAAGTGTTTGAGTATCGACAGTATATCGACAAAAAAATGCATCAGTTTATCGATGGTTTGTCTGAAGATGCATTTGATGAATGGCTTCCGCTTATAGAAGTTGGGCTGAATCATGAACAGCAGCATCAGGAATTAATGCTGACCGACCTGAAATATATGCTGGGCCAGAATCCGCTCTACCCGATTTATACAGAAACCCGGCGACCTGAGATTGAATCAGTTGAAGAAATTCGCTGGATGGAGTTTGAGGAAGGCGTTTATTCTGTAGGCCACAAAGGCGGAGAGTTTGGGTTTGACAATGAATTTCCATCTCATAAAACCTACATCCAGAACTTCAAAATGGCCGACCGGCTGGTAACCAATGGAGAGTTTATCGAGTTTATTGAAGATGGCGGATATCAAAACCCCAAATGGTGGCTGGATGAAGGATTCGCAACCATCGAGAAAGAAGAATGGGAGTGGCCGCTTTATTGGGTGCAGCGCGATGGTGAATGGTATCACTTTACACTCAGCGGATTAGAAAAACTGGATCCCAATGAACCGGTTTGTCATGTTAGTTATTTTGAAGCGGATGCTTATGCCCGATGGGCGGGCTGCCGTTTACCAACCGAGCAGGAATGGGAAGTTGCAGCGAAACAGGTCCCAAAGGAAGGGCATTTTGTTGAAGGAGGTCATTATCATCCTGCCGCTGTAGAAAATGATAACAACGGATTGAAACAGATGTTTGGCGATGTGTGGCAGTGGACCCAAAGTTCTTATTCGCCATATCCGGGCTTTAAACCCTTTCCCGGAAAACTTGGTGAGTACAATGGAAAATTTATGGTGAACCAGTATGTTCTTCGGGGAGGTTCGTGTGCCACGCCAAAATCACATTTCAGGAAAACGTACCGGAACTTTTTTCATACGGATGCACGCTGGCAATTTACCGGGATTCGTTTGGCTAAAGACGTGAATTCCGAATGA
- a CDS encoding transglutaminase-like domain-containing protein — MNESNKREIESLIYLLDDPDPEVQTGVKKRFKELGEHAVPLLDQFRSESVKDSQKQTINNIIYNITAGTVIEEFAEIVEMGVHDRKQLEGALFTLCKFGNPTLRIEEYRKKLDNLSAQIGSDIAYTPSISEKMQIMLQFVFRDLRFRGDSKDYHNPDNAYLDRVIDRRKGLPIMLSCVVMLLAHRLDLPFYGVNMPIHFMLMYETHNQEILIDPFDGGTLVSYNQCCYFLKKNGINPKPEHLQKADEADILIRCIRNLIHSYAKVQDEKRVADLRRLLQIAELKR; from the coding sequence ATGAACGAATCGAATAAACGCGAAATCGAATCTTTAATTTATCTTTTGGATGACCCCGATCCTGAAGTTCAAACCGGTGTAAAAAAACGCTTCAAAGAACTTGGAGAGCATGCCGTTCCACTTTTAGACCAGTTTCGGTCGGAATCGGTAAAAGATTCCCAAAAGCAAACCATTAACAACATCATTTATAATATTACGGCAGGAACCGTTATTGAAGAGTTTGCTGAGATTGTTGAGATGGGAGTCCATGATCGCAAACAACTTGAAGGCGCTCTTTTTACGCTATGCAAATTCGGAAATCCAACGCTCCGGATTGAAGAGTACAGAAAGAAACTTGACAATTTATCTGCTCAAATCGGGAGTGATATTGCCTATACGCCCTCTATCAGCGAAAAAATGCAGATCATGCTGCAATTTGTTTTTCGCGATTTGCGGTTCCGGGGCGATTCCAAGGATTATCACAATCCGGATAATGCCTATCTCGATCGGGTAATTGACCGCCGAAAGGGGCTCCCGATTATGCTGAGTTGTGTGGTAATGCTTTTGGCACACCGGCTTGATTTACCTTTTTATGGTGTGAACATGCCGATTCACTTTATGTTGATGTATGAGACACATAACCAGGAAATCCTGATTGATCCATTCGATGGCGGCACACTTGTTTCGTATAATCAATGCTGCTATTTCCTTAAGAAAAATGGGATCAATCCTAAACCGGAACACCTTCAGAAAGCGGACGAAGCCGATATTTTAATTCGCTGTATCCGTAATCTGATTCACAGTTATGCCAAAGTGCAGGATGAAAAACGTGTGGCCGACCTCCGCAGGCTGCTTCAAATAGCAGAATTGAAAAGGTAA
- the ggt gene encoding gamma-glutamyltransferase, whose protein sequence is MNQHKGAVSAGHQATAEAAAQILEDGGNAFDAVVAAHLTACVAEPVLASFAGGGFLLAETADGNQTAYDFFVQTPKKIKEKSGLNFFPIAADFGYAVQEFHIGPGSAATPGTVKGLFRIHEDLCTMPFSRLAEHAVELARNGIEMNAFQAGALEITEPIYFSNDEAASIFRSHENKESLIRKGEWLKQPYLAEFIGQLAQEGDSFFYEGEVAKKICKLCREEGGHLTQEDLGNYDVVMRNPLHLRYRDASLAINPPPSSGGLLIAFALKLMETLEKESIRTNPDLLVYVQELTNRARIENLIENRDSQEIDGLLHDPFLEMYKNQIKDRMQASRGTTQISVMDSKGNMASLTTSNGSGSGVMIPGTGVMLNNMLGEEDLNPHGFYNWPENQRISSMMAPAILRHADGTKVVLGSGGSNRIRTAILQVLLNLLDNDMSLAEAIEAPRIHFENDFLNIETGFATGVAESLKKKYPHHKIWEKGNLFFGGVHAVSGKDGNFTGFGDPRRGGTSIIV, encoded by the coding sequence ATGAATCAGCATAAAGGAGCGGTTTCGGCAGGGCATCAAGCCACGGCAGAAGCGGCAGCACAAATTTTAGAAGATGGCGGAAATGCATTTGATGCAGTTGTCGCTGCGCATCTGACCGCTTGTGTGGCAGAGCCGGTTCTCGCTTCTTTTGCCGGCGGCGGATTTTTATTGGCTGAAACGGCAGACGGCAATCAAACGGCTTATGATTTCTTCGTTCAGACTCCTAAAAAAATCAAAGAAAAATCTGGACTGAACTTTTTTCCTATTGCTGCAGATTTTGGATATGCGGTCCAGGAATTTCATATCGGTCCGGGTTCAGCCGCTACTCCCGGAACGGTTAAGGGACTTTTCAGGATTCATGAAGATCTTTGTACCATGCCGTTTTCCAGACTTGCAGAGCACGCTGTTGAGCTGGCAAGAAATGGAATCGAGATGAATGCGTTCCAGGCCGGCGCTCTTGAAATAACAGAACCCATTTATTTTTCGAATGACGAAGCCGCCAGCATTTTCCGAAGCCATGAAAATAAAGAGTCGCTCATACGGAAAGGTGAATGGTTGAAGCAGCCGTATTTAGCAGAATTTATTGGACAACTTGCTCAGGAAGGAGACTCTTTTTTTTATGAAGGGGAAGTTGCAAAAAAGATCTGCAAACTTTGCAGAGAAGAGGGAGGACACCTCACTCAAGAAGACCTTGGGAATTACGATGTAGTGATGCGGAATCCGCTTCATCTTAGATATCGTGATGCATCGTTGGCCATTAATCCGCCGCCAAGCTCGGGAGGATTATTAATTGCATTTGCCTTAAAACTGATGGAAACGTTGGAGAAGGAATCCATCCGAACAAATCCGGATTTGCTCGTGTATGTTCAGGAGCTGACAAACCGGGCAAGGATTGAAAATCTTATCGAAAACCGGGATTCACAAGAGATCGATGGATTATTGCATGACCCGTTTCTGGAGATGTACAAAAACCAGATAAAAGACAGAATGCAAGCTTCGCGCGGAACGACTCAAATTAGTGTGATGGATTCAAAAGGAAACATGGCGAGCCTTACAACAAGCAATGGTTCAGGCAGTGGCGTGATGATTCCCGGAACCGGAGTCATGTTAAACAATATGCTTGGCGAAGAGGATCTCAATCCCCACGGATTTTACAATTGGCCTGAAAATCAAAGAATCAGTTCCATGATGGCGCCGGCCATTTTGCGTCATGCTGATGGAACAAAAGTTGTGCTGGGGTCGGGTGGATCGAACCGGATTCGGACGGCCATTCTCCAGGTTTTGTTAAACTTGTTGGATAATGATATGAGTTTGGCCGAAGCGATTGAAGCCCCGCGAATTCATTTTGAGAATGATTTTCTAAATATAGAAACAGGGTTTGCAACCGGGGTTGCCGAGTCTTTGAAAAAGAAATATCCTCATCATAAAATCTGGGAGAAAGGGAATCTGTTTTTCGGCGGGGTTCATGCCGTTTCGGGAAAGGATGGGAACTTTACAGGTTTTGGAGATCCAAGACGGGGTGGGACTTCAATTATTGTGTAA
- a CDS encoding DUF6051 family protein, whose translation MNYIESYNQLRKVFSSVDSETEYENYSIHKLWFQSGYYDLLPGNREYHCEQHNKDFDHIFNYYNDVGTIQDDVHQEDFLVEENRDFAYFILKPKNSGPISKVTFLFHGFNEKNWDKYLSWGQAVCERTGSAVVFFPIAFHMQRAPEHWSNLRKMYQLCEKRKKRFPNILKSTLSNVAISMRLQSMPQRFIWSGLQTYFDVIQFMEECKRGEHSLIDKNATFDIFAFSIGGLLAEILKLSNYQNYFSDSKVCLFCSGTVFNRLSPVSKFILDSEASVALYSYLVEHFDSFLSRDAHLRHYIKEDHFEGKIFHSMLEYQKMRDFREAQFKKIEDQVYAIPLKQDTVIPSFEVVNTLQGAFRNINIPVDEMDFDYKYIHENPFPVDHKEPQKINNAFNRVFDKAGAFLAS comes from the coding sequence ATGAATTATATTGAATCGTATAACCAACTTCGGAAAGTGTTCTCTTCTGTTGATTCAGAAACCGAATACGAAAATTATTCCATTCACAAACTTTGGTTTCAATCCGGGTATTATGATTTGCTGCCCGGCAACCGGGAATACCATTGCGAACAGCATAACAAGGATTTTGATCATATCTTCAATTATTACAACGATGTAGGGACGATACAGGATGACGTACATCAGGAAGACTTTTTAGTTGAGGAAAATCGGGACTTTGCCTATTTCATTCTTAAACCGAAGAACTCCGGCCCCATCTCTAAAGTCACTTTTCTCTTCCATGGATTTAACGAAAAGAATTGGGATAAATATTTATCCTGGGGACAAGCCGTTTGTGAAAGAACCGGAAGCGCAGTTGTCTTTTTCCCAATTGCATTTCATATGCAACGCGCCCCAGAGCACTGGAGTAATCTCCGGAAGATGTATCAACTGTGTGAGAAGAGGAAAAAAAGGTTTCCCAACATTTTAAAATCTACGTTATCCAATGTGGCCATCAGTATGCGATTGCAGTCAATGCCACAGCGATTTATCTGGTCGGGGTTGCAAACCTATTTTGATGTGATTCAGTTTATGGAGGAGTGCAAAAGAGGCGAGCATTCCCTGATTGACAAGAATGCCACATTCGATATTTTTGCTTTTTCAATCGGTGGGCTTTTGGCTGAGATTCTTAAACTCTCCAATTATCAAAATTACTTCAGTGATTCAAAAGTCTGTCTTTTTTGCAGCGGCACGGTTTTTAACCGACTGTCTCCGGTATCAAAATTTATATTAGACAGCGAAGCTAGTGTAGCTCTTTATTCATATCTGGTAGAACATTTTGATAGTTTTTTGAGCAGAGATGCTCATCTTCGTCACTACATCAAAGAAGATCATTTTGAAGGAAAGATTTTCCATTCCATGCTGGAATACCAAAAAATGCGCGATTTTCGGGAAGCACAGTTTAAAAAAATAGAGGACCAGGTGTATGCCATTCCCCTGAAACAGGATACCGTTATTCCTTCTTTTGAGGTGGTCAATACACTTCAAGGGGCTTTTAGAAATATTAACATTCCAGTGGATGAGATGGATTTCGATTATAAATATATTCATGAAAACCCGTTCCCGGTGGACCATAAGGAACCCCAAAAAATAAATAATGCCTTCAACCGGGTTTTTGATAAAGCAGGTGCTTTCTTGGCGAGCTGA
- a CDS encoding Gfo/Idh/MocA family protein encodes MDKKQKTNSGISRREFVGMSALGLTGLTILPSSVFGKSHIPPSDRVVVGFIGCGQQGLNDFGGFAGVPGVQVVAGCDVDSMKQTRFKRRVEEWQASKGMPQRCDTYEHYEELLERTDIDAIAIATPDHWHALNTIHACQSGKDVYVQKPLSFTIKEAMKIERVARDTKRVVQVGSQQRSSGEFQKAIELVQTGAIGHIEKIYAKVGDPPAPFDLPEEQVPANLNWNKWVGPLHDDTFHYHSDLCPPISIDPPEREQLWGAWRWYRETGNGYTADWGAHMFDIAQAAMGMDGSGPSEVIPKGYNGQEYLTFKYLNGIEMTEQPYLEDMPNSQGIKFFGTDGWIEVGRGYLGCSKEDLIPEELAGNRPRQMTPEERRAMFERMQAARDAGGGSFEISSPHMQNFIDCVRSRETPIAPVEVGASTAITCCLGNIATELERPVKWNPAVRKFIDDKEAENHRLTHYEYRNPYTL; translated from the coding sequence ATGGATAAAAAACAGAAAACCAATAGTGGAATCAGCAGGCGCGAGTTTGTTGGAATGTCTGCCTTGGGCCTTACCGGCCTCACCATTTTGCCGAGCTCTGTATTTGGCAAATCTCATATCCCTCCAAGTGACCGTGTAGTTGTTGGATTTATTGGATGTGGTCAACAAGGTTTGAATGATTTCGGAGGATTTGCCGGCGTACCCGGCGTTCAGGTCGTCGCTGGTTGCGATGTGGATAGTATGAAGCAAACCCGTTTCAAAAGAAGGGTTGAAGAATGGCAGGCATCAAAAGGTATGCCTCAGAGATGTGATACCTACGAACATTACGAGGAGCTGCTTGAGCGTACGGATATTGATGCTATTGCCATAGCAACCCCCGACCATTGGCATGCCTTGAATACCATACATGCCTGCCAGTCTGGAAAAGATGTATATGTTCAGAAGCCGTTGTCTTTTACAATTAAGGAAGCAATGAAAATTGAACGAGTTGCCAGAGATACGAAACGGGTTGTTCAGGTAGGCAGCCAGCAAAGGTCCAGTGGTGAATTTCAAAAAGCTATTGAACTGGTACAGACGGGAGCTATCGGGCATATTGAGAAAATATATGCCAAAGTTGGCGATCCGCCAGCTCCTTTTGATCTTCCTGAAGAACAGGTTCCGGCAAATTTGAATTGGAACAAATGGGTTGGTCCGCTTCATGATGATACCTTCCATTACCATTCCGATTTGTGTCCTCCCATTTCCATTGATCCTCCGGAAAGAGAACAATTATGGGGGGCATGGCGCTGGTACCGCGAAACCGGTAATGGATATACCGCCGACTGGGGAGCTCATATGTTTGACATTGCCCAAGCCGCAATGGGAATGGACGGATCAGGGCCTTCTGAAGTGATTCCCAAAGGATACAACGGCCAGGAGTATTTAACATTCAAATATTTGAATGGAATAGAAATGACCGAACAACCATACCTCGAAGATATGCCCAACTCCCAGGGAATTAAATTCTTTGGTACGGACGGGTGGATCGAAGTGGGACGAGGATATCTCGGATGCTCCAAAGAGGATCTTATACCTGAAGAACTTGCTGGTAACCGTCCACGACAAATGACTCCGGAAGAACGAAGAGCTATGTTCGAACGGATGCAGGCAGCCAGAGATGCAGGTGGCGGAAGCTTTGAAATCAGCTCTCCTCACATGCAAAACTTTATCGATTGTGTACGGTCGCGAGAAACCCCAATCGCACCGGTAGAAGTTGGAGCCAGTACGGCTATTACTTGTTGTCTGGGGAATATTGCTACCGAGCTTGAACGGCCCGTCAAATGGAACCCCGCCGTAAGGAAGTTTATCGACGATAAGGAAGCTGAAAATCATCGATTAACGCATTACGAATACCGGAATCCTTACACGTTGTAA